The Spirulina subsalsa PCC 9445 region GGCAAGGGGTTTTTCTGCACTTGGACGGGCAGCGTTGGCGATTTTTAAATTGGGTTCAGGAAGATCGGCAATTTCCACTAAGCCAATATAATGGGCGCGGAGATAGGGTAGCAAGGAGCGGGTTAAACTTAACAGGTCTTTTTTGGTTAAAACGGCTAAATCTCTTAAGGTGCGCTTCCCGTTAATCAATTCCACTAGGTGTTTATAAACTTGGGCAGAGGTTTTTTCTTGTAATTTCTCCTGCTGGGTCAAAACGGGGGCTAAATTGGGCGAACAAAGGGCTAGACCGGATTTTGCCCAGTATTCCCAAACTTTTTGGGTCATGTCGAGGGCGGGCTGAATCTCTAAGGTCCAGTTGCGGGGTAAAATCCCGGTGTCTGTGTTGGAGGGGCGCACGCCCAGAGCCGGAACAATTTTAATGAGTTCCTCCCCATTGCCATGACTAGGATTGGGTTCTCCTCCTTGATCTGGGGAACGGGCGGCCACTTGGCTTAAGGTGGCGAGTTGGGTGGCCTGAAGAATCTCAAATAAAACTTCGGTGACGGTGCCGCGAATAACGGCAATCACCTGTTCCCCGTTGGCAATCCGACGCTGGGCTAATAGGGTTAGGACTTGGTAATCCCAACATTCAAAGCGGTCATTTTGGCGCAGGCGGACTTTACTAGCACTGCTGAGTAGGTCATTGCGAATCATCTGCCTACGCCAGCGCCTTGTGGGATGGACTCCACCTGTCGCCCAAGAAAAACGGCCTAGGGTCAAATATAAGCTCCAGTGCTGTCCGGGGCTGACTTCAACATCTAAACGCCCGGTAAATTGCTGCTTGTGGTAAATCCCTAAGATAGATTCTAAATTGTTCGGTGTTGGCTGTTCCCCGTGCATTGGTGTATTGGGAGGGTTTTGGTATTTTTGTGGTTGATGCTCTTGGGTGAGTTTCACCACAGGAGAGTGGGTTTTGTTTAAAACGATACTATTCAGTAATCGGCTTTTCACTAATCGGATTTATCTGTAATATTTTTTTAACGTTGTATTTTATTTATGATCATAGGATAAAATCCCGAGAAGGTTGAGAGGATAGGGAGATGAGTTGGGTAAAGAATTGTTGAAGGTTGAGGAAAAATACTTAAATCTTGATCGTTTTGATAAAGAATTGTTGAAGTTGACCAGAAAAGACAATAACTTTCAGACAAATTGACGCAGTTATGCTAGTGAAATCTTGGATCCGCCCTGTGATTGGCGCGATCGCCTTTTTGGGAATGACCGTCACCGGATACTTGACCTGGGCGAAGTTCACCGGACACCCGGTTAGTTGTTTGGCTGCTTCCCCGGAAGCTGTCAGTTCCTGTCAAACCGCCCTCGACAGTTCCTATGCAACTTTATTGGGTATCCCCTTGACAATTATCGGTCTATGTGCTTATGCCATTATGGGGGGGTTAGCCCTGAGTCCTTATCTTGTAGACCCCGTGGAAAACAAAACCCTGAGAGCCGGGGTTGAGCGGGTCACAGGTCAGGGGTTGCTGGTGGGTGCGATCGCCATGACCAGTTTTAGCGCCTACTTAGTCTCTATATTAGTCTTTGAACTGAAAACCTTCTGTCTGTACTGTACCATTTCAGCCCTTTGTTCCCTTAGTTTCTTGCTGTTGACCCTGTGGGGGAAGAGTTGGCAAAATTTGGGGAAAATTGCCCTCAATGGTCTGTTAGCGGCCGTGATTATCTGGACAGGGGCGGGGTTTCTTTACGCTCAAACGCCCCCCACCGTCACCGATGGCCGCATCCCCATCCCCAAATTAACCACCTTGCCGGAACCGGGGATGGGTTGGCCCGTAACGACGACTTCCGGGGCGGCGGAAATAGCCCTAGCGGAACATTTGACCACCCAAGGGGTGAAAATGTACGGGGCCTATT contains the following coding sequences:
- a CDS encoding vitamin K epoxide reductase family protein is translated as MKSWIRPVIGAIAFLGMTVTGYLTWAKFTGHPVSCLAASPEAVSSCQTALDSSYATLLGIPLTIIGLCAYAIMGGLALSPYLVDPVENKTLRAGVERVTGQGLLVGAIAMTSFSAYLVSILVFELKTFCLYCTISALCSLSFLLLTLWGKSWQNLGKIALNGLLAAVIIWTGAGFLYAQTPPTVTDGRIPIPKLTTLPEPGMGWPVTTTSGAAEIALAEHLTTQGVKMYGAYWCPHCAEQKLLFGKEAFGKIDYVECASQGKNGQPELCREVGIESFPTWQFGDRLISGIRFPEQLAQESGYQGLMEFQYTIPGLYGRF
- a CDS encoding response regulator, which gives rise to MKSRLLNSIVLNKTHSPVVKLTQEHQPQKYQNPPNTPMHGEQPTPNNLESILGIYHKQQFTGRLDVEVSPGQHWSLYLTLGRFSWATGGVHPTRRWRRQMIRNDLLSSASKVRLRQNDRFECWDYQVLTLLAQRRIANGEQVIAVIRGTVTEVLFEILQATQLATLSQVAARSPDQGGEPNPSHGNGEELIKIVPALGVRPSNTDTGILPRNWTLEIQPALDMTQKVWEYWAKSGLALCSPNLAPVLTQQEKLQEKTSAQVYKHLVELINGKRTLRDLAVLTKKDLLSLTRSLLPYLRAHYIGLVEIADLPEPNLKIANAARPSAEKPLAPEQDLVVCVDDSPQVCQMMEELLTNAGYKCITVQQAVDALPVILKNKPALIFLDLMMPIASGYEICTQIRRVAILKETPVIILTGNDGIVDRVRAKIVGATDFLAKPIDSEKVLSVIRKHTKTTNMVES